CTTTTTACCGAGAAAAAGAACATATAAGACTTCAGCCGGAAAACAAATATTTAGACCCCATTATAGTAAAAGAGGATTTAACCATTCTAGGTAAAGTTATAGGCGTTTTTAGAAAAATGTAATTTAGAGTATAGAGGTAAAAAACTTAGGGATAAAGTTTTGATGTAAAGTAGTTAAGGAATAAAGTTGAGGGGTAAAGTTTTAGGAATATGGCTAAAAGAGACTTCACTTAAACCGGAAGTCTCTTTTTTTGCCCGTATACCATATTTAAAGGAACTACAAGAACTTAAATTAAATATAGATTACCTTTTTTAAAATTTGTAAAACAATTTTAAAGGACAAGGCATTTAATACTTTTACCCTTTGCTGTTTTTAATCTTATTCGGCAGAACCCCTGGAGTCATTAAAAATAAGACTAACCAATTTCATTGGGCTAATTGTGGAAATAGCATGTTTGTAAATTAGCTGCTGTCTACCGTCGCTGTCTAAAACAACGGTAAAATTATCAAACCCTTTTACCAGCCCTTTTAATTGAAAGCCATTGGTAAGATAGACAGTAACAGGAATATGTTCCTTCCTTACCTGATTTAAAAAGACATCTTGTAAATTAATAGTACTCTTAGACACAAGTAATCCTCCTCTTTTTCTCTCTTTATTTTCTTTCTTTATTTCTTTCTTTTATTAAAAACATAAATAATTATTTCAATTGATAGTGTATACTATAATTTATATTCTACAAGATAATTCCATGTCTTGCAATATGATATTTGATTTTTTCTATAATTTCTTTTTCTTTTTTTATCTCATCTACTTTAATCCAGTAAACATTTTTTAATTTTTTAAACCAGGTAATCTGTCTTTTTGCATACCTTCTTGTGTCCCTTTTTAATATATATACTGCTTCTTCTTTGGATATTTCCCCTTTTAAATATGATATTATCTCTTTATAACCTAATCCCTGCATAGCT
The genomic region above belongs to Acetivibrio saccincola and contains:
- the hfq gene encoding RNA chaperone Hfq, which translates into the protein MSKSTINLQDVFLNQVRKEHIPVTVYLTNGFQLKGLVKGFDNFTVVLDSDGRQQLIYKHAISTISPMKLVSLIFNDSRGSAE